From a region of the Pan paniscus chromosome 19, NHGRI_mPanPan1-v2.0_pri, whole genome shotgun sequence genome:
- the AATK gene encoding serine/threonine-protein kinase LMTK1 isoform X8 → MQFLEEVQPYRALKHSNLLQCLAQCAEVTPYLLVMEFCPLGDLKGYLRSCRVAESMAPDPRTLQRMACEVACGVLHLHRNNFVHSDLALRNCLLTADLTVKIGDYGLAHCKYREDYFVTADQLWVPLRWIAPELVDEVHSNLLVVDQTKSGNVWSLGVTIWELFELGTQPYPQHSDQQVLAYTVREQQLKLPKPQLQLTLSDRWYEVMQFCWLQPEQRPTAEEVHLLLSYLCAKGATEAEEEFERRWRSLRPGGGGVGPGPGAAGPMLGGVVELAAASSFPLLEQFAGDGFHADGDDVLTVTETSRGLNFEYKWEAGRGAEAFPATLSPGRTARLQELCAPDGAPPGVVPVLSAHSPSLGSEYFIRLEEAAPAAGHDPDCAGCAPSPPATADQDDDSDGSTAASLAVEPLLGHGPPVDVPWGRGNHYPRRSLARDPLCPSRSPSPSAGPLSLAEGGAEDADWGVAAFCPPFFEDPLGTSPLGSSGAPPLPLTGEDELEEVGARRAAQRGHWRSNVSANNNSGSRCPESWDPISAGCHAEGCPSPKQTPRASPEPGYPGEPLLGLQAASAQEPGCCPGLPHLCSAQGLAPAPCLVTPSWTETAGSGGDHPQAEPKLATEAEGTAGPCLPLPSVPSPSQEGAPLPSEEASAPDAPDALPDSPTPATGGEVSAIKLASVLNGSSSSPEVEAPSSEDEDTAEATSGIFTDTSSDGLQAERLDVVPAFRSLQKQVGTPDSLDSLDIPSSASDGGYEVFSPSATGPSGGQPRALDSGYDTENYESPEFVLKEAQEGCEPQAFEELASEGEGPGPGPETRLSTSLSGLNEKNPYRDSAYFSDLEAEAEAEATSGPEKKCGGDQAPGPELGLPSTGQPSEQVSLRPGVSGEAQGSGPGEVLPPLLRLEGSSPEPSTCPSGLVPEPPEPQGPAEVRPGPSPSCSQFFLLTPVPLRSEGNSSEFQGPPGLLSGPAPQKRMGGLGTPRAPLRLALPGLPAALEGRPEEEEEDSEDSGESDEELRCYSVQEPSEDSEEDAPPVPVVVAESQSARNLRSLLKMPSLLSEAFCEDLERKKKAVSFFDDVTVYLFDQESPTRELGEPFPGAKESPPTFLRGSPGSPSAPNRPQQADGSPNGSTAEEAGGGFAWDDDFPLMPAKAAFAMALDPAAPAPAAPTPAPFSRFTVSPAPTSRFSITHVSDSDAESKRGPEAGAGGESKEA, encoded by the exons ATGCAGTTCCTGGAGGAGGTGCAGCCCTACAG GGCCCTGAAGCACAGCAACCTGCTCCAGTGCCTGGCCCAGTGCGCCGAGGTGACACCCTACCTGCTGGTGATGGAGTTCTGCCCACTG GGGGACCTCAAGGGCTACCTGCGGAGCTGCCGGGTGGCGGAGTCCATGGCGCCCGACCCCCGGACCCTGCAGCGCATGGCCTGTGAGGTGGCCTGTGGCGTCCTGCACCTTCATCGCAACAATTTCGTGCACAG CGACCTGGCCCTGCGGAACTGCCTGCTCACGGCTGACCTGACGGTGAAGATTGGTGACTAtggcctggctcactgcaagtacaga GAGGACTACTTCGTGACTGCCGACCAGCTGTGGGTGCCTCTGCGCTGGATCGCGCCAGAGCTGGTGGACGAGGTGCACAGCAACCTGCTCGTCGTGGACCAGACCAAGAGCGGGAATGTGTG GTCCCTGGGCGTGACCATCTGGGAGCTCTTTGAGCTGGGCACGCAGCCCTATCCCCAGCACTCGGACCAGCAGGTGCTGGCGTACACGGTCCGGGAGCAGCAGCTCAAGCTGCCCAAGCCCCAGCTGCAGCTGACCCTGTCGGACCGCTG GTACGAGGTGATGCAGTTCTGCTGGCTGCAGCCCGAGCAGCGGCCCACAGCCGAGGAGGTGCACCTGCTGCTGTCCTACCTGTGTGCCAAGGGCGCCACCGAAGCAGAGGAGGAGTTTGAACGGCGCTGGCGCTCTCTGCGGCCCGGCGGGGGCGGCGTGGGGCCCGGGCCCGGTGCGGCGGGGCCCATGCTGGGCGGCGTGGTGGAGCTCGCCGCTGCCTCGTCCTTCCCGCTGCTGGAGCAGTTCGCGGGCGACGGCTTCCACGCGGACGGCGACGACGTGCTGACGGTGACCGAGACCAGCCGAGGCCTCAATTTTGAGTACAAGTGGGAGGCGGGCCGCGGCGCGGAGGCCTTCCCGGCCACGCTGAGCCCTGGCCGCACCGCACGCCTGCAGGAGCTGTGCGCCCCCGACGGCGCGCCCCCGGGCGTGGTTCCGGTGCTCAGCGCGCACAGCCCGTCGCTGGGCAGCGAGTACTTCATCCGCCTAGAGGAGGCCGCACCCGCCGCCGGCCACGACCCTGACTGCGCCGGCTGCGCCCCCAGTCCACCTGCCACCGCGGACCAGGACGACGACTCTGACGGCAGCACTGCTGCCTCGCTGGCCGTGGAGCCGCTGCTGGGCCACGGGCCACCCGTCGACGTCCCCTGGGGCCGCGGCAACCACTACCCTCGCAGAAGCTTGGCGCGGGACCCGCTCTGCCCCTCACGCTCTCCCTCGCCCTCGGCGGGGCCCCTGAGTCTGGCGGAGGGAGGAGCGGAGGATGCAGACTGGGGCGTGGCCGCCTTCTGTCCTCCCTTCTTCGAGGACCCACTGGGCACGTCCCCTTTGGGGAGCTCAGGGGCGCCCCCGCTGCCGCTGACTGGCGAGGATGAGCTAGAGGAGGTGGGAGCGCGGAGGGCCGCCCAGCGCGGACACTGGCGCTCCAACGTGTCAGCCAACAACAACAGCGGCAGCCGCTGTCCAGAGTCCTGGGACCCCATCTCTGCGGGCTGCCACGCTGAGGGCTGCCCCAGTCCAAAGCAGACCCCACGGGCCTCCCCCGAGCCGGGGTACCCTGGAGAGCCTCTGCTTGGGCTCCAGGCAGCCTCTGCCCAGGAGCCAGGCTGCTGCCCCGGCCTCCCTCATCTATGCtctgcccagggcctggcacctgCTCCCTGCCTGGTTACACCCTCCTGGACAGAGACAGCCGGTAGTGGGGGTGACCACCCGCAGGCAGAGCCCAAGCTTGCCACGGAGGCTGAGGGCACTGCCGGACCCTGTCTGCCCCTTCCTTCCgtcccctccccatcccaggaGGGAGCCCCACTTCCCTCGGAGGAGGCCAGTGCCCCTGACGCCCCTGATGCCCTGCCTGACTCTCCCACGCCTGCTACTGGTGGCGAGGTGTCTGCCATCAAGCTGGCTTCTGTCCTGAATGGCAGCAGCAGCTCTCCCGAGGTGGAGGCACCCAGCAGCGAGGATGAGGACACGGCTGAGGCCACCTCAGGCATCTTCACCGACACGTCCAGCGACGGCCTGCAGGCCGAGAGGCTGGATGTGGTGCCAGCCTTCCGCTCTCTGCAGAAGCAGGTGGGGACCCCCGACTCCCTGGACTCCCTGGACATCCCATCCTCAGCCAGTGATGGTGGCTATGAGGTCTTCAGCCCGTCGGCCACTGGCCCCTCTGGAGGGCAGCCCCGAGCGCTGGACAGTGGCTATGACACCGAGAACTATGAGTCCCCTGAGTTTGTGCTCAAGGAGGCGCAGGAAGGGTGTGAGCCCCAGGCCTTTGAGGAGCTGGCCTCAGAGGGTGAGGGCCCCGGCCCCGGGCCCGAGACGCGGCTCTCCACCTCCCTCAGTGGCCTCAACGAGAAGAATCCCTACCGAGACTCTGCCTACTTCTCAgacctggaggctgaggccgaggCCGAGGCCACCTCAGGCCCAGAGAAGAAGTGCGGCGGGGACCAAGCCCCCGGGCCAGAGCTGGGCCTGCCGAGCACTGGGCAGCCGTCTGAGCAGGTCTCCCTCAGGCCTGGGGTTTCCGGGGAGGCACAAGGCTCTGGCCCCGGGGAGGTGCTGCCCCCACTGCTGCGGCTTGAAGGATCCTCCCCAGAGCCCAGCACCTGCCCCTCGGGCCTGGTCCCAGAGCCTCCGGAGCCCCAAGGCCCAGCCGAGGTGCGGCCTGGGCCCAGCCCCAGCTGCTCCCAGTTTTTCCTGCTGACCCCGGTTCCGCTGAGATCAGAAGGCAACAGCTCTGAGTTCCAGGGGCCCCCAGGACTGTTGTCAGGGCCGGCCCCACAAAAGCGGATGGGGGGCCTAGGCACCCCCAGAGCCCCACTCCGCCTGGCTCTGCCCGGCCTCCCTGCGGCCTTGGAGGGCCggccggaggaggaggaggaggacagtgAGGACAGCGGCGAGTCTGACGAGGAGCTCCGCTGCTACAGCGTCCAGGAGCCTAGCGAGGACAGCGAAGAGGACGCGCCGCCGGTGCCCGTGGTGGTGGCTGAGAGCCAGAGCGCGCGCAACCTGCGCAGCCTGCTCAAGATGCCCAGCCTGCTGTCCGAGGCCTTCTGCGAGGACCTGGAACGCAAGAAGAAGGCCGTGTCCTTCTTCGACGACGTCACCGTCTACCTCTTTGACCAG GAAAGCCCCACCCGGGAGCTCGGGGAGCCCTTCCCGGGCGCCAAGGAATCGCCCCCCACGTTCCTTAGGGGGAGCCCCGGCTCTCCCAGCGCCCCCAACCGGCCGCAGCAGGCTGATGGCTCCCCAAATGGCTCCACAGCGGAAGAGG CAGGTGGTGGGTTCGCGTGGGACGACGACTTCCCGCTGATGCCGGCCAAGGCAGCCTTCGCCATGGCCCTAGACCCGGCCGCACCCGCCCCGGCTGCGCCCACGCCCGCTCCCTTCTCGCGCTTCACGGTGTCGCCCGCGCCCACGTCCCGCTTCTCCATCACGCACGTGTCTGACTCGGACGCCGAGTCCAAGAGAG GACCTGAAGCTGGTGCCGGGGGTGAGAGTAAAGAGGCTTGA
- the AATK gene encoding serine/threonine-protein kinase LMTK1 isoform X6, translating to MLACLCCKKGGIGFKEFENAEGDEYAADLAQGSPATAAQNGPDVYVLPLTEVSLPMAKQPGRSVQLLKSTDVGRHSLLYLKEIGHGWFGKVFLGEVNSGISSAQVVVKELQASASVQEQMQFLEEVQPYRALKHSNLLQCLAQCAEVTPYLLVMEFCPLGDLKGYLRSCRVAESMAPDPRTLQRMACEVACGVLHLHRNNFVHSDLALRNCLLTADLTVKIGDYGLAHCKYREDYFVTADQLWVPLRWIAPELVDEVHSNLLVVDQTKSGNVWSLGVTIWELFELGTQPYPQHSDQQVLAYTVREQQLKLPKPQLQLTLSDRWYEVMQFCWLQPEQRPTAEEVHLLLSYLCAKGATEAEEEFERRWRSLRPGGGGVGPGPGAAGPMLGGVVELAAASSFPLLEQFAGDGFHADGDDVLTVTETSRGLNFEYKWEAGRGAEAFPATLSPGRTARLQELCAPDGAPPGVVPVLSAHSPSLGSEYFIRLEEAAPAAGHDPDCAGCAPSPPATADQDDDSDGSTAASLAVEPLLGHGPPVDVPWGRGNHYPRRSLARDPLCPSRSPSPSAGPLSLAEGGAEDADWGVAAFCPPFFEDPLGTSPLGSSGAPPLPLTGEDELEEVGARRAAQRGHWRSNVSANNNSGSRCPESWDPISAGCHAEGCPSPKQTPRASPEPGYPGEPLLGLQAASAQEPGCCPGLPHLCSAQGLAPAPCLVTPSWTETAGSGGDHPQAEPKLATEAEGTAGPCLPLPSVPSPSQEGAPLPSEEASAPDAPDALPDSPTPATGGEVSAIKLASVLNGSSSSPEVEAPSSEDEDTAEATSGIFTDTSSDGLQAERLDVVPAFRSLQKQVGTPDSLDSLDIPSSASDGGYEVFSPSATGPSGGQPRALDSGYDTENYESPEFVLKEAQEGCEPQAFEELASEGEGPGPGPETRLSTSLSGLNEKNPYRDSAYFSDLEAEAEAEATSGPEKKCGGDQAPGPELGLPSTGQPSEQVSLRPGVSGEAQGSGPGEVLPPLLRLEGSSPEPSTCPSGLVPEPPEPQGPAEVRPGPSPSCSQFFLLTPVPLRSEGNSSEFQGPPGLLSGPAPQKRMGGLGTPRAPLRLALPGLPAALEGRPEEEEEDSEDSGESDEELRCYSVQEPSEDSEEDAPPVPVVVAESQSARNLRSLLKMPSLLSEAFCEDLERKKKAVSFFDDVTVYLFDQESPTRELGEPFPGAKESPPTFLRGSPGSPSAPNRPQQADGSPNGSTAEEAGGGFAWDDDFPLMPAKAAFAMALDPAAPAPAAPTPAPFSRFTVSPAPTSRFSITHVSDSDAESKRGPEAGAGGESKEA from the exons GGCTGGTTCGGGAAG GTGTTCCTGGGGGAGGTGAACTCTGGCATCAGCAGTGCCCAGGTGGTGGTGAAGGAGCTGCAGGCTAGTGCCAGCGTGCAGGAGCAGATGCAGTTCCTGGAGGAGGTGCAGCCCTACAG GGCCCTGAAGCACAGCAACCTGCTCCAGTGCCTGGCCCAGTGCGCCGAGGTGACACCCTACCTGCTGGTGATGGAGTTCTGCCCACTG GGGGACCTCAAGGGCTACCTGCGGAGCTGCCGGGTGGCGGAGTCCATGGCGCCCGACCCCCGGACCCTGCAGCGCATGGCCTGTGAGGTGGCCTGTGGCGTCCTGCACCTTCATCGCAACAATTTCGTGCACAG CGACCTGGCCCTGCGGAACTGCCTGCTCACGGCTGACCTGACGGTGAAGATTGGTGACTAtggcctggctcactgcaagtacaga GAGGACTACTTCGTGACTGCCGACCAGCTGTGGGTGCCTCTGCGCTGGATCGCGCCAGAGCTGGTGGACGAGGTGCACAGCAACCTGCTCGTCGTGGACCAGACCAAGAGCGGGAATGTGTG GTCCCTGGGCGTGACCATCTGGGAGCTCTTTGAGCTGGGCACGCAGCCCTATCCCCAGCACTCGGACCAGCAGGTGCTGGCGTACACGGTCCGGGAGCAGCAGCTCAAGCTGCCCAAGCCCCAGCTGCAGCTGACCCTGTCGGACCGCTG GTACGAGGTGATGCAGTTCTGCTGGCTGCAGCCCGAGCAGCGGCCCACAGCCGAGGAGGTGCACCTGCTGCTGTCCTACCTGTGTGCCAAGGGCGCCACCGAAGCAGAGGAGGAGTTTGAACGGCGCTGGCGCTCTCTGCGGCCCGGCGGGGGCGGCGTGGGGCCCGGGCCCGGTGCGGCGGGGCCCATGCTGGGCGGCGTGGTGGAGCTCGCCGCTGCCTCGTCCTTCCCGCTGCTGGAGCAGTTCGCGGGCGACGGCTTCCACGCGGACGGCGACGACGTGCTGACGGTGACCGAGACCAGCCGAGGCCTCAATTTTGAGTACAAGTGGGAGGCGGGCCGCGGCGCGGAGGCCTTCCCGGCCACGCTGAGCCCTGGCCGCACCGCACGCCTGCAGGAGCTGTGCGCCCCCGACGGCGCGCCCCCGGGCGTGGTTCCGGTGCTCAGCGCGCACAGCCCGTCGCTGGGCAGCGAGTACTTCATCCGCCTAGAGGAGGCCGCACCCGCCGCCGGCCACGACCCTGACTGCGCCGGCTGCGCCCCCAGTCCACCTGCCACCGCGGACCAGGACGACGACTCTGACGGCAGCACTGCTGCCTCGCTGGCCGTGGAGCCGCTGCTGGGCCACGGGCCACCCGTCGACGTCCCCTGGGGCCGCGGCAACCACTACCCTCGCAGAAGCTTGGCGCGGGACCCGCTCTGCCCCTCACGCTCTCCCTCGCCCTCGGCGGGGCCCCTGAGTCTGGCGGAGGGAGGAGCGGAGGATGCAGACTGGGGCGTGGCCGCCTTCTGTCCTCCCTTCTTCGAGGACCCACTGGGCACGTCCCCTTTGGGGAGCTCAGGGGCGCCCCCGCTGCCGCTGACTGGCGAGGATGAGCTAGAGGAGGTGGGAGCGCGGAGGGCCGCCCAGCGCGGACACTGGCGCTCCAACGTGTCAGCCAACAACAACAGCGGCAGCCGCTGTCCAGAGTCCTGGGACCCCATCTCTGCGGGCTGCCACGCTGAGGGCTGCCCCAGTCCAAAGCAGACCCCACGGGCCTCCCCCGAGCCGGGGTACCCTGGAGAGCCTCTGCTTGGGCTCCAGGCAGCCTCTGCCCAGGAGCCAGGCTGCTGCCCCGGCCTCCCTCATCTATGCtctgcccagggcctggcacctgCTCCCTGCCTGGTTACACCCTCCTGGACAGAGACAGCCGGTAGTGGGGGTGACCACCCGCAGGCAGAGCCCAAGCTTGCCACGGAGGCTGAGGGCACTGCCGGACCCTGTCTGCCCCTTCCTTCCgtcccctccccatcccaggaGGGAGCCCCACTTCCCTCGGAGGAGGCCAGTGCCCCTGACGCCCCTGATGCCCTGCCTGACTCTCCCACGCCTGCTACTGGTGGCGAGGTGTCTGCCATCAAGCTGGCTTCTGTCCTGAATGGCAGCAGCAGCTCTCCCGAGGTGGAGGCACCCAGCAGCGAGGATGAGGACACGGCTGAGGCCACCTCAGGCATCTTCACCGACACGTCCAGCGACGGCCTGCAGGCCGAGAGGCTGGATGTGGTGCCAGCCTTCCGCTCTCTGCAGAAGCAGGTGGGGACCCCCGACTCCCTGGACTCCCTGGACATCCCATCCTCAGCCAGTGATGGTGGCTATGAGGTCTTCAGCCCGTCGGCCACTGGCCCCTCTGGAGGGCAGCCCCGAGCGCTGGACAGTGGCTATGACACCGAGAACTATGAGTCCCCTGAGTTTGTGCTCAAGGAGGCGCAGGAAGGGTGTGAGCCCCAGGCCTTTGAGGAGCTGGCCTCAGAGGGTGAGGGCCCCGGCCCCGGGCCCGAGACGCGGCTCTCCACCTCCCTCAGTGGCCTCAACGAGAAGAATCCCTACCGAGACTCTGCCTACTTCTCAgacctggaggctgaggccgaggCCGAGGCCACCTCAGGCCCAGAGAAGAAGTGCGGCGGGGACCAAGCCCCCGGGCCAGAGCTGGGCCTGCCGAGCACTGGGCAGCCGTCTGAGCAGGTCTCCCTCAGGCCTGGGGTTTCCGGGGAGGCACAAGGCTCTGGCCCCGGGGAGGTGCTGCCCCCACTGCTGCGGCTTGAAGGATCCTCCCCAGAGCCCAGCACCTGCCCCTCGGGCCTGGTCCCAGAGCCTCCGGAGCCCCAAGGCCCAGCCGAGGTGCGGCCTGGGCCCAGCCCCAGCTGCTCCCAGTTTTTCCTGCTGACCCCGGTTCCGCTGAGATCAGAAGGCAACAGCTCTGAGTTCCAGGGGCCCCCAGGACTGTTGTCAGGGCCGGCCCCACAAAAGCGGATGGGGGGCCTAGGCACCCCCAGAGCCCCACTCCGCCTGGCTCTGCCCGGCCTCCCTGCGGCCTTGGAGGGCCggccggaggaggaggaggaggacagtgAGGACAGCGGCGAGTCTGACGAGGAGCTCCGCTGCTACAGCGTCCAGGAGCCTAGCGAGGACAGCGAAGAGGACGCGCCGCCGGTGCCCGTGGTGGTGGCTGAGAGCCAGAGCGCGCGCAACCTGCGCAGCCTGCTCAAGATGCCCAGCCTGCTGTCCGAGGCCTTCTGCGAGGACCTGGAACGCAAGAAGAAGGCCGTGTCCTTCTTCGACGACGTCACCGTCTACCTCTTTGACCAG GAAAGCCCCACCCGGGAGCTCGGGGAGCCCTTCCCGGGCGCCAAGGAATCGCCCCCCACGTTCCTTAGGGGGAGCCCCGGCTCTCCCAGCGCCCCCAACCGGCCGCAGCAGGCTGATGGCTCCCCAAATGGCTCCACAGCGGAAGAGG CAGGTGGTGGGTTCGCGTGGGACGACGACTTCCCGCTGATGCCGGCCAAGGCAGCCTTCGCCATGGCCCTAGACCCGGCCGCACCCGCCCCGGCTGCGCCCACGCCCGCTCCCTTCTCGCGCTTCACGGTGTCGCCCGCGCCCACGTCCCGCTTCTCCATCACGCACGTGTCTGACTCGGACGCCGAGTCCAAGAGAG GACCTGAAGCTGGTGCCGGGGGTGAGAGTAAAGAGGCTTGA
- the AATK gene encoding serine/threonine-protein kinase LMTK1 isoform X7 translates to MAVGVPEPCADPAGSCQGPSEGVLPLGPGAVQLLKSTDVGRHSLLYLKEIGHGWFGKVFLGEVNSGISSAQVVVKELQASASVQEQMQFLEEVQPYRALKHSNLLQCLAQCAEVTPYLLVMEFCPLGDLKGYLRSCRVAESMAPDPRTLQRMACEVACGVLHLHRNNFVHSDLALRNCLLTADLTVKIGDYGLAHCKYREDYFVTADQLWVPLRWIAPELVDEVHSNLLVVDQTKSGNVWSLGVTIWELFELGTQPYPQHSDQQVLAYTVREQQLKLPKPQLQLTLSDRWYEVMQFCWLQPEQRPTAEEVHLLLSYLCAKGATEAEEEFERRWRSLRPGGGGVGPGPGAAGPMLGGVVELAAASSFPLLEQFAGDGFHADGDDVLTVTETSRGLNFEYKWEAGRGAEAFPATLSPGRTARLQELCAPDGAPPGVVPVLSAHSPSLGSEYFIRLEEAAPAAGHDPDCAGCAPSPPATADQDDDSDGSTAASLAVEPLLGHGPPVDVPWGRGNHYPRRSLARDPLCPSRSPSPSAGPLSLAEGGAEDADWGVAAFCPPFFEDPLGTSPLGSSGAPPLPLTGEDELEEVGARRAAQRGHWRSNVSANNNSGSRCPESWDPISAGCHAEGCPSPKQTPRASPEPGYPGEPLLGLQAASAQEPGCCPGLPHLCSAQGLAPAPCLVTPSWTETAGSGGDHPQAEPKLATEAEGTAGPCLPLPSVPSPSQEGAPLPSEEASAPDAPDALPDSPTPATGGEVSAIKLASVLNGSSSSPEVEAPSSEDEDTAEATSGIFTDTSSDGLQAERLDVVPAFRSLQKQVGTPDSLDSLDIPSSASDGGYEVFSPSATGPSGGQPRALDSGYDTENYESPEFVLKEAQEGCEPQAFEELASEGEGPGPGPETRLSTSLSGLNEKNPYRDSAYFSDLEAEAEAEATSGPEKKCGGDQAPGPELGLPSTGQPSEQVSLRPGVSGEAQGSGPGEVLPPLLRLEGSSPEPSTCPSGLVPEPPEPQGPAEVRPGPSPSCSQFFLLTPVPLRSEGNSSEFQGPPGLLSGPAPQKRMGGLGTPRAPLRLALPGLPAALEGRPEEEEEDSEDSGESDEELRCYSVQEPSEDSEEDAPPVPVVVAESQSARNLRSLLKMPSLLSEAFCEDLERKKKAVSFFDDVTVYLFDQESPTRELGEPFPGAKESPPTFLRGSPGSPSAPNRPQQADGSPNGSTAEEAGGGFAWDDDFPLMPAKAAFAMALDPAAPAPAAPTPAPFSRFTVSPAPTSRFSITHVSDSDAESKRGPEAGAGGESKEA, encoded by the exons GGCTGGTTCGGGAAG GTGTTCCTGGGGGAGGTGAACTCTGGCATCAGCAGTGCCCAGGTGGTGGTGAAGGAGCTGCAGGCTAGTGCCAGCGTGCAGGAGCAGATGCAGTTCCTGGAGGAGGTGCAGCCCTACAG GGCCCTGAAGCACAGCAACCTGCTCCAGTGCCTGGCCCAGTGCGCCGAGGTGACACCCTACCTGCTGGTGATGGAGTTCTGCCCACTG GGGGACCTCAAGGGCTACCTGCGGAGCTGCCGGGTGGCGGAGTCCATGGCGCCCGACCCCCGGACCCTGCAGCGCATGGCCTGTGAGGTGGCCTGTGGCGTCCTGCACCTTCATCGCAACAATTTCGTGCACAG CGACCTGGCCCTGCGGAACTGCCTGCTCACGGCTGACCTGACGGTGAAGATTGGTGACTAtggcctggctcactgcaagtacaga GAGGACTACTTCGTGACTGCCGACCAGCTGTGGGTGCCTCTGCGCTGGATCGCGCCAGAGCTGGTGGACGAGGTGCACAGCAACCTGCTCGTCGTGGACCAGACCAAGAGCGGGAATGTGTG GTCCCTGGGCGTGACCATCTGGGAGCTCTTTGAGCTGGGCACGCAGCCCTATCCCCAGCACTCGGACCAGCAGGTGCTGGCGTACACGGTCCGGGAGCAGCAGCTCAAGCTGCCCAAGCCCCAGCTGCAGCTGACCCTGTCGGACCGCTG GTACGAGGTGATGCAGTTCTGCTGGCTGCAGCCCGAGCAGCGGCCCACAGCCGAGGAGGTGCACCTGCTGCTGTCCTACCTGTGTGCCAAGGGCGCCACCGAAGCAGAGGAGGAGTTTGAACGGCGCTGGCGCTCTCTGCGGCCCGGCGGGGGCGGCGTGGGGCCCGGGCCCGGTGCGGCGGGGCCCATGCTGGGCGGCGTGGTGGAGCTCGCCGCTGCCTCGTCCTTCCCGCTGCTGGAGCAGTTCGCGGGCGACGGCTTCCACGCGGACGGCGACGACGTGCTGACGGTGACCGAGACCAGCCGAGGCCTCAATTTTGAGTACAAGTGGGAGGCGGGCCGCGGCGCGGAGGCCTTCCCGGCCACGCTGAGCCCTGGCCGCACCGCACGCCTGCAGGAGCTGTGCGCCCCCGACGGCGCGCCCCCGGGCGTGGTTCCGGTGCTCAGCGCGCACAGCCCGTCGCTGGGCAGCGAGTACTTCATCCGCCTAGAGGAGGCCGCACCCGCCGCCGGCCACGACCCTGACTGCGCCGGCTGCGCCCCCAGTCCACCTGCCACCGCGGACCAGGACGACGACTCTGACGGCAGCACTGCTGCCTCGCTGGCCGTGGAGCCGCTGCTGGGCCACGGGCCACCCGTCGACGTCCCCTGGGGCCGCGGCAACCACTACCCTCGCAGAAGCTTGGCGCGGGACCCGCTCTGCCCCTCACGCTCTCCCTCGCCCTCGGCGGGGCCCCTGAGTCTGGCGGAGGGAGGAGCGGAGGATGCAGACTGGGGCGTGGCCGCCTTCTGTCCTCCCTTCTTCGAGGACCCACTGGGCACGTCCCCTTTGGGGAGCTCAGGGGCGCCCCCGCTGCCGCTGACTGGCGAGGATGAGCTAGAGGAGGTGGGAGCGCGGAGGGCCGCCCAGCGCGGACACTGGCGCTCCAACGTGTCAGCCAACAACAACAGCGGCAGCCGCTGTCCAGAGTCCTGGGACCCCATCTCTGCGGGCTGCCACGCTGAGGGCTGCCCCAGTCCAAAGCAGACCCCACGGGCCTCCCCCGAGCCGGGGTACCCTGGAGAGCCTCTGCTTGGGCTCCAGGCAGCCTCTGCCCAGGAGCCAGGCTGCTGCCCCGGCCTCCCTCATCTATGCtctgcccagggcctggcacctgCTCCCTGCCTGGTTACACCCTCCTGGACAGAGACAGCCGGTAGTGGGGGTGACCACCCGCAGGCAGAGCCCAAGCTTGCCACGGAGGCTGAGGGCACTGCCGGACCCTGTCTGCCCCTTCCTTCCgtcccctccccatcccaggaGGGAGCCCCACTTCCCTCGGAGGAGGCCAGTGCCCCTGACGCCCCTGATGCCCTGCCTGACTCTCCCACGCCTGCTACTGGTGGCGAGGTGTCTGCCATCAAGCTGGCTTCTGTCCTGAATGGCAGCAGCAGCTCTCCCGAGGTGGAGGCACCCAGCAGCGAGGATGAGGACACGGCTGAGGCCACCTCAGGCATCTTCACCGACACGTCCAGCGACGGCCTGCAGGCCGAGAGGCTGGATGTGGTGCCAGCCTTCCGCTCTCTGCAGAAGCAGGTGGGGACCCCCGACTCCCTGGACTCCCTGGACATCCCATCCTCAGCCAGTGATGGTGGCTATGAGGTCTTCAGCCCGTCGGCCACTGGCCCCTCTGGAGGGCAGCCCCGAGCGCTGGACAGTGGCTATGACACCGAGAACTATGAGTCCCCTGAGTTTGTGCTCAAGGAGGCGCAGGAAGGGTGTGAGCCCCAGGCCTTTGAGGAGCTGGCCTCAGAGGGTGAGGGCCCCGGCCCCGGGCCCGAGACGCGGCTCTCCACCTCCCTCAGTGGCCTCAACGAGAAGAATCCCTACCGAGACTCTGCCTACTTCTCAgacctggaggctgaggccgaggCCGAGGCCACCTCAGGCCCAGAGAAGAAGTGCGGCGGGGACCAAGCCCCCGGGCCAGAGCTGGGCCTGCCGAGCACTGGGCAGCCGTCTGAGCAGGTCTCCCTCAGGCCTGGGGTTTCCGGGGAGGCACAAGGCTCTGGCCCCGGGGAGGTGCTGCCCCCACTGCTGCGGCTTGAAGGATCCTCCCCAGAGCCCAGCACCTGCCCCTCGGGCCTGGTCCCAGAGCCTCCGGAGCCCCAAGGCCCAGCCGAGGTGCGGCCTGGGCCCAGCCCCAGCTGCTCCCAGTTTTTCCTGCTGACCCCGGTTCCGCTGAGATCAGAAGGCAACAGCTCTGAGTTCCAGGGGCCCCCAGGACTGTTGTCAGGGCCGGCCCCACAAAAGCGGATGGGGGGCCTAGGCACCCCCAGAGCCCCACTCCGCCTGGCTCTGCCCGGCCTCCCTGCGGCCTTGGAGGGCCggccggaggaggaggaggaggacagtgAGGACAGCGGCGAGTCTGACGAGGAGCTCCGCTGCTACAGCGTCCAGGAGCCTAGCGAGGACAGCGAAGAGGACGCGCCGCCGGTGCCCGTGGTGGTGGCTGAGAGCCAGAGCGCGCGCAACCTGCGCAGCCTGCTCAAGATGCCCAGCCTGCTGTCCGAGGCCTTCTGCGAGGACCTGGAACGCAAGAAGAAGGCCGTGTCCTTCTTCGACGACGTCACCGTCTACCTCTTTGACCAG GAAAGCCCCACCCGGGAGCTCGGGGAGCCCTTCCCGGGCGCCAAGGAATCGCCCCCCACGTTCCTTAGGGGGAGCCCCGGCTCTCCCAGCGCCCCCAACCGGCCGCAGCAGGCTGATGGCTCCCCAAATGGCTCCACAGCGGAAGAGG CAGGTGGTGGGTTCGCGTGGGACGACGACTTCCCGCTGATGCCGGCCAAGGCAGCCTTCGCCATGGCCCTAGACCCGGCCGCACCCGCCCCGGCTGCGCCCACGCCCGCTCCCTTCTCGCGCTTCACGGTGTCGCCCGCGCCCACGTCCCGCTTCTCCATCACGCACGTGTCTGACTCGGACGCCGAGTCCAAGAGAG GACCTGAAGCTGGTGCCGGGGGTGAGAGTAAAGAGGCTTGA